In Brassica rapa cultivar Chiifu-401-42 chromosome A06, CAAS_Brap_v3.01, whole genome shotgun sequence, a single window of DNA contains:
- the LOC103873660 gene encoding putative low molecular weight protein-tyrosine-phosphatase slr0328 isoform X1, with protein MMTPSQYKLTTSPTIPSYLPFCHPSRFLILPCHKKPNLVSSFREKPRFGCFASSSPMATPTQSSETKPFSVLFVCLGNICRSPAAEGVFRDIVKKRGLDSKFIIDSAGTIDYHEGNMADPRMRSAAKRRGVEITSLSRPIKASDFKEFDLILAMDEQNKEDILKAYNVWKARGNFPPDAADKKVKLMCSYCKKHNDKVVPDPYYGGAQGFEKVLDLLEDACESLLDSITAEI; from the exons ATGATGACTCCGTCACAGTACAAGCTCACAACTTCTCCAACAATCCCTTCCTATTTACCATTTTGCCACCCATCTCGATTTCTTATTCTGCCTTGCCACAAGAAGCCGAATCTCGTTTCGAGTTTCCGAGAAAAACCCAGATTCGGGTGCTTTGCATCATCTTCTCCAATGGCTACTCCGACACAGAGCAGCGAAACCAAACCTTTCTCTGTCCTTTTCGTCTGTCTGGGTAACATTTGTCGGAGCCCAGCAGCTGAAGGCGTCTTCAGAGATATCGTCAAAAAGAGAGGCCTCGACTCCAAATTCATCATTGATTCCGCCGGAACCATCGATTATCACGAG GGGAATATGGCAGATCCAAGGATGAGAAGTGCTGCGAAACGGCGTGGAGTTGAGATAACATCATTATCTAGACCAATAAAGGCATCTGATTTCAAGGAGTTTGATCTCATTCTCGCCATGGATGAGCAGAACAAAG AGGACATATTGAAGGCTTACAATGTGTGGAAAGCCAGAGGCAATTTCCCACCTGATGCTGCTGATAAAAAG GTGAAGCTCATGTGTTCGTATTGCAAGAAACACAATGACAAGGTAGTGCCGGACCCGTATTATGGTGGAGCTCAGGGTTTTGAGAAG GTATTGGACTTGCTTGAAGATGCATGTGAGTCGTTGCTGGACAGTATCACGGCGGAAATTTGA
- the LOC103873660 gene encoding probable low molecular weight protein-tyrosine-phosphatase isoform X2, which yields MMTPSQYKLTTSPTIPSYLPFCHPSRFLILPCHKKPNLVSSFREKPRFGCFASSSPMATPTQSSETKPFSVLFVCLGNICRSPAAEGVFRDIVKKRGLDSKFIIDSAGTIDYHEGNMADPRMRSAAKRRGVEITSLSRPIKASDFKEFDLILAMDEQNKEDILKAYNVWKARGNFPPDAADKKDTLSLDFAGEAHVFVLQETQ from the exons ATGATGACTCCGTCACAGTACAAGCTCACAACTTCTCCAACAATCCCTTCCTATTTACCATTTTGCCACCCATCTCGATTTCTTATTCTGCCTTGCCACAAGAAGCCGAATCTCGTTTCGAGTTTCCGAGAAAAACCCAGATTCGGGTGCTTTGCATCATCTTCTCCAATGGCTACTCCGACACAGAGCAGCGAAACCAAACCTTTCTCTGTCCTTTTCGTCTGTCTGGGTAACATTTGTCGGAGCCCAGCAGCTGAAGGCGTCTTCAGAGATATCGTCAAAAAGAGAGGCCTCGACTCCAAATTCATCATTGATTCCGCCGGAACCATCGATTATCACGAG GGGAATATGGCAGATCCAAGGATGAGAAGTGCTGCGAAACGGCGTGGAGTTGAGATAACATCATTATCTAGACCAATAAAGGCATCTGATTTCAAGGAGTTTGATCTCATTCTCGCCATGGATGAGCAGAACAAAG AGGACATATTGAAGGCTTACAATGTGTGGAAAGCCAGAGGCAATTTCCCACCTGATGCTGCTGATAAAAAG GACACACTTTCCTTGGATTTTGCAGGTGAAGCTCATGTGTTCGTATTGCAAGAAACACAATGA
- the LOC103873659 gene encoding serine/threonine-protein kinase D6PK, with the protein MEPWVDDLADDLQSVSFTSAGTTMNRSTSSGSRSSSSAAALTPATSFSSAKLPPSLRSSLSLSDLRFRLRLGAGDIGSVFLAEFKSATAVELPLLAAKVMDKKELASRSKEGRAKTEREILETLDHPFLPTLYAAIDSSKWLCLLTEFCPGGDLHVLRQKQPYKRFHESAVRFYVSEVIVAMEYLHMMGIVYRDLKPENVLVRSDGHIMLTDFDLSLRCDESTSTPQIVLNRNALPNGSSDQNENQTMDHRQTTSSSCMITNCIVPAVSCFHPRIRRRKKKADHRNNGPELVAEPLDVRSMSFVGTHEYLAPEIVSGEGHGSAVDWWTLGIFMFELFYGTTPFKGIDHELTLANIVARALEFPKEPTIPSAAKDLISQLLAKDPIRRLGSSLGASAVKRHPFFQGVNWALLMCTRPPFLPPPFRKEHLSDDICPDTHVDYY; encoded by the exons ATGGAGCCATGGGTTGACGATCTGGCTGACGATTTACAAAGTGTGAGCTTTACCTCCGCCGGAACCACCATGAATCGGAGCACTAGCTCCGGCTCTCGCTCATCCTCCTCCGCCGCAGCTCTCACTCCGGCGACATCTTTCTCCTCCGCCAAACTTCCTCCCTCACTCAGAtcgtctctctccctctccgATCTCCGATTCCGTCTCCGTCTCGGGGCCGGAGACATCGGTTCGGTTTTCTTAGCTGAATTCAAATCCGCAACGGCCGTCGAATTACCGCTCTTAGCCGCTAAGGTTATGGATAAGAAAGAGCTCGCGAGCCGAAGCAAAGAAGGTAGAGCGAAGACGGAGAGAGAGATTCTCGAAACGCTTGACCATCCTTTCCTCCCGACGCTTTACGCCGCCATAGATTCTTCGAAATGGCTCTGCTTACTGACGGAGTTTTGTCCCGGCGGTGATCTCCACGTTCTCCGTCAGAAACAGCCTTACAAACGCTTCCACGAATCCGCCGTCAG ATTCTATGTATCGGAAGTGATCGTAGCCATGGAATATCTTCACATGATGGGGATTGTTTACCGAGACTTGAAGCCTGAGAATGTGTTGGTTCGATCAGATGGTCACATCATGCTAACCGATTTCGATCTCTCCTTAAGATGTGATGAATCCACCTCCACACCACAGATTGTACTGAACCGAAACGCACTACCAAACGGCTCGTCTGACCAGAACGAGAACCAAACAATGGACCATCGTCAGACCACATCGTCTTCTTGCATGATCACAAACTGTATTGTCCCAGCTGTCTCCTGCTTCCACCCGAGAATCAGAAGACGTAAGAAGAAAGCTGATCACCGTAACAACGGTCCTGAGCTTGTGGCTGAGCCTCTGGACGTCCGCTCCATGTCCTTTGTTGGGACGCATGAGTACTTGGCTCCTGAAATTGTTTCAG GAGAAGGGCATGGGAGCGCGGTGGATTGGTGGACATTGGGGATATTCATGTTCGAGCTGTTCTACGGTACGACGCCTTTCAAAGGGATCGACCACGAGTTAACCCTTGCAAACATCGTCGCTAGAGCCCTCGAATTTCCAAAAGAGCCAACCATTCCAAGCGCGGCCAAGGATCTGATCTCTCAGCTACTGGCTAAGGACCCGATCCGACGTTTGGGGTCGTCTCTGGGTGCATCTGCCGTGAAACGCCACCCGTTTTTCCAAGGAGTTAATTGGGCTTTGCTCATGTGTACTCGCCCTCCTTTTCTTCCTCCGCCTTTCCGCAAAGAACATTTGTCCGATGACATTTGTCCTGATACCCATGTCGACtactattaa